Part of the Gimesia chilikensis genome, CCTCTTCCAGCATCAGCCAGCCTGTGTAATTCGCTCCCGCCATCAGTTCGAAGAACCGTTTGTGCGGATAGGGATTATGAATCAGGTCGTGAATGTGTGTCGTATCGCCCAGGCGTTCTTTCACCATCGCGAAGTTCGCATCCAGGCCTGCCCCTTCGAGATCCTGCTTGTTGCAGTTCCAGCAGATCGCCACATTGGGATGATCGGCTACATCCAGAATTTTCCGGATTGTAGGCAGATGAGCACATTTGCCGTGGACTTCCAGACGAATCTGCTGTCCGTAGTCGGCACCGAAGGCTCCCATTTCATTCAGTGACTTGCCGATCTGTTCGATGGTCACTCCTTCGGGAACGTTCTTGTGAAATGAATCGGGTTTAACCTTAACGCCGGTTCCCCCGACATCATGACTGAGTTTGATGAACTCTTTTGTCGCTTCTTTAGCCTGCTTCAGCACGTCGGCATCCGGGTTATCGTAACGCTCGTTGCTGCCGATACCCACCAGGGTGACAGGGCTGTCCATGAATTTCTTCGCGACTTCGCGGCGTTCGTTTTTGTTCAGATCGCGTTCGACGCCGTGTTTGTGTGTGGTCCGCAGTTCTACGCCGAGGACGTTGGCGGTTTCACAGTTTTTCAGTAGTGTAGGCAGATCCCAGTCTTTGGCCCACTGATAGGTAACCAGACCGTATTGTGCCTGGGCTTTCTTTTCTTCGGCACGAGCGAGGGCCGGCAGGCCTCCCCCCATTGCCAGCATTCCCCCCAAAGCACTTGTTTTCAAAAAGTCGCGGCGGGAGTAAAATACCATATCAGTGTTCTCCGTTGTGTAGGAATGCTGAGTCAAACGCCTCACTGTCGCGGGCTGCCTCTATTATTACGCAGGTCGCTCACAGATTACAAACGTCTTTTGAGCGGTTTTCTGAGTTAAGTCAGCCTGCAGCCGATTGGGGCAACTTTACAAGTCATTCCGTTCCCTTTATAAACGGAGCACGATCTGTCCGGCTGTCGTCCGTTGACCAGCGGGACATCAATATTGATTGATTCGTTACTCTATTTGTATGTTTTCGATTCAGAGAAAGATCATGAACGAAAAAACCGCACCAGAAAAATTCACGTTTCAGGCAGAAATCAAAAAACTTCTCGATCTGCTTTCCCACTCACTGTACCAGAATCGGGAAATCGCCATCCGGGAGCTGATCTCAAACGCCTCGGATGCCCTGGACAAGTACCGGTTCCTTTCGTTGACGGATGAATCCCTCAAAGATGAGCAGCCTCTTGAGATTCGTC contains:
- a CDS encoding sugar phosphate isomerase/epimerase family protein, giving the protein MVFYSRRDFLKTSALGGMLAMGGGLPALARAEEKKAQAQYGLVTYQWAKDWDLPTLLKNCETANVLGVELRTTHKHGVERDLNKNERREVAKKFMDSPVTLVGIGSNERYDNPDADVLKQAKEATKEFIKLSHDVGGTGVKVKPDSFHKNVPEGVTIEQIGKSLNEMGAFGADYGQQIRLEVHGKCAHLPTIRKILDVADHPNVAICWNCNKQDLEGAGLDANFAMVKERLGDTTHIHDLIHNPYPHKRFFELMAGANYTGWLMLEEGKLPKGDPVAALAEQSKLFDKMWAQAQDS